Proteins encoded within one genomic window of Candidatus Dormiibacterota bacterium:
- the miaA gene encoding tRNA (adenosine(37)-N6)-dimethylallyltransferase MiaA, whose protein sequence is MPGTGGTATAEQTRGEGAPLLVVVGPTAVGKSEFALRACERFGGEIVGADSMQVYRGLDRGTAKPGPRELRRAPHHGIDLAEPGEDFSLGDFVRYAEAAIDSIRRRGRLPVVVGGTGLYLRGLLKGIAEAPRRDEALRARLRALAERRGPAGLHRLLARVDPAGAARLPPADRQRLVRALEVYFVARRGLSDLIGESPFGPDRFATVKVGLSMARESLYRLIDARVDRFFAEGLVDEVRGLLEAGRAEAANAFKALGYRETMRHLRGELSLAEAVALTKRNTRRYAKRQWTWFRREEGVAWFEIDPADPERFERPLAHAAVMLTC, encoded by the coding sequence TTGCCGGGGACGGGCGGCACCGCCACGGCGGAACAGACCCGCGGCGAGGGCGCGCCGCTTCTGGTGGTGGTCGGTCCGACCGCGGTCGGCAAGAGCGAGTTCGCCCTGCGCGCCTGCGAGCGCTTCGGCGGGGAGATCGTCGGCGCCGACTCGATGCAGGTCTACCGCGGCCTCGACCGTGGCACGGCCAAGCCCGGACCGCGCGAGCTCCGGCGGGCGCCGCACCATGGGATCGATCTGGCGGAGCCGGGAGAGGACTTCTCGCTCGGCGATTTCGTGAGGTATGCCGAGGCGGCGATCGACTCGATCCGGCGCCGCGGGCGGCTGCCCGTCGTCGTCGGGGGGACCGGGCTGTACCTGCGAGGTCTCCTGAAAGGGATCGCCGAGGCGCCCCGCCGTGACGAGGCCCTGCGGGCGAGGCTCCGGGCGCTGGCGGAGCGGCGCGGCCCGGCCGGGCTCCACAGGCTCCTGGCGCGGGTCGATCCGGCCGGCGCCGCGCGGCTGCCCCCGGCCGATCGACAGAGGCTGGTCCGCGCCCTCGAGGTGTACTTCGTGGCGCGCCGGGGCCTCTCGGACCTGATCGGCGAATCGCCTTTCGGACCGGATCGTTTCGCGACGGTGAAGGTGGGCCTGAGCATGGCGCGCGAGTCGCTGTACCGTCTCATCGACGCCCGCGTCGATCGCTTCTTCGCGGAGGGGCTGGTCGACGAGGTGAGGGGGCTGCTCGAAGCGGGCCGCGCGGAGGCCGCGAACGCCTTCAAGGCGCTCGGGTACCGCGAGACGATGCGCCACCTGCGGGGCGAGCTGAGCCTCGCCGAGGCGGTCGCACTGACCAAGCGGAACACGCGGCGTTATGCGAAGCGCCAGTGGACGTGGTTCCGGCGGGAGGAGGGGGTCGCCTGGTTCGAGATCGACCCGGCCGACCCGGAGCGATTCGAGCGGCCCCTGGCCCATGCGGCGGTGATGCTGACATGCTGA
- a CDS encoding DUF4388 domain-containing protein, protein MAEFRGRLKALSCADILEFLRVLNRRGLVSFTSDGASIGLYLRSETIVHATSTRATDRLSERLVQRGLITREQCDDAMRRAAAGEKLGRALLGAGGLNPRGLMEERRRQVRQIATSLFEWEEGEFVFHEGEAPPDAEVEVDLPITETLLEGIRSVRNPELFRKRMPFDEWVFEAIQDDGQRPDIGLEPHEQYVLRLVDGARTIGQVGALSEFGPEETLRTLFLLSVVGRLKMRAEVSDEDQPLGGADGIERILKNYNGMFGLVYQYLMKEVGPISEHLLARSLRDLSVTHQALFRSTSLGGDGTVDPGLLRENLGSLPGRRRRDALIQGLNELLYAELLVLRKTLGTVHEGRVLRAFRDVRLHEPEAGA, encoded by the coding sequence GTGGCTGAGTTTCGCGGCAGGCTGAAGGCCCTCAGTTGCGCGGACATCCTGGAGTTCCTGCGCGTCCTCAACCGCAGAGGATTGGTCTCCTTCACCTCGGACGGCGCGTCGATCGGGCTGTACCTGCGCAGTGAGACGATCGTCCACGCGACCTCCACGCGCGCGACCGACAGGCTGTCGGAGCGTCTCGTGCAGCGTGGCCTGATCACGCGCGAGCAGTGCGACGACGCGATGCGGCGCGCCGCAGCGGGCGAGAAACTGGGCCGCGCCCTTCTCGGAGCGGGTGGCCTGAATCCGCGGGGACTCATGGAGGAGCGCCGGCGCCAGGTCCGGCAGATCGCCACGTCCCTGTTCGAGTGGGAGGAGGGGGAGTTCGTGTTCCACGAGGGGGAGGCGCCGCCGGACGCGGAGGTCGAGGTCGACCTGCCGATCACGGAGACGCTTCTCGAAGGGATCCGTTCGGTGCGCAACCCGGAGCTGTTCCGCAAACGGATGCCGTTCGATGAGTGGGTGTTCGAGGCCATCCAGGACGACGGACAGCGGCCGGACATCGGACTCGAGCCGCACGAACAGTACGTCCTGCGCCTGGTGGACGGCGCGCGGACCATCGGGCAGGTCGGCGCTCTGTCCGAATTCGGTCCGGAGGAGACGCTGCGCACCCTGTTCCTGCTGTCCGTCGTCGGTCGCCTGAAGATGCGCGCCGAGGTCTCGGACGAGGACCAGCCGTTGGGGGGAGCCGACGGCATCGAACGAATCCTGAAGAACTACAACGGCATGTTCGGCCTGGTCTACCAGTACCTGATGAAGGAGGTCGGGCCGATCTCGGAGCATCTGCTGGCGCGGTCGCTGCGGGACCTGTCGGTCACGCATCAGGCGCTTTTTCGGAGCACCTCCCTGGGCGGGGACGGGACGGTGGACCCCGGCCTGCTGCGCGAGAACCTCGGATCCCTCCCCGGGCGCCGCCGCCGGGACGCCCTCATCCAGGGACTGAACGAGCTCCTGTACGCGGAGCTCCTGGTCCTGAGAAAGACCCTGGGCACGGTCCATGAAGGACGGGTGCTGCGCGCCTTCCGGGACGTCCGCCTGCACGAGCCGGAGGCCGGTGCGTGA
- a CDS encoding SpoIID/LytB domain-containing protein, with protein MTRSIRNAAILSFLMVLGAGAVSSRVGGPEQAPQPTPAPSASQTPAPVAPRPAPTSRPVLLAPSGPKVRIGLGTDPVKVRVSADGGIVVRDPVKKQPVWKKKFDRGIYLVSEVSGGGEPGVIYRVQVASFAGKEQAEAKKSELETLLPGEKVLLVYNPDRRSWRVRVGEFLSREDAAQLAQRLGEEGFNELWISDEGRTVGGRLRVRLVDDRWRNFLTGYDRVLIQPARPGALLRVDQNLYRGQLEARVGKGGNLQLINELDMEDYLRGVVPNEMGPGVYPELQALKAQAVAARTYIVANLGVYGDDGFDVCDSAQCQVYKGAGTEHPLTDQAVDETRGMILTYSGRPINALYTSTCGGHTEDGQLVFPEEKGPYLKGVTCYPEVEAESRTLAGRSWIDPVLLEDGSPVNEEITLLKTVGIVGGEGFNRAFLMVQADAEEVQRWSTSAFGLVGKTPSQDGLKGTPQMHELAGYFIRSLGWNEKLQLSLDEQDLPYLLAFKDRDEVPKEAQRPYAMLILEGILQPFHDNTLRPHHNPSRGLVLRSLYRILDYYAALGQVKATYRGWDGDRILLEVKQDVQSLPIKSDVALFRSFRDVSYPAPSLPLVLGDRIVYHTTRDGAVDYLKVIANQRGVSDDRYSTAYRWEQRYTRTELENLIGQRLNAGTLKDIEPTRRGVSGRVVEIKISGSKGTFYIRGFRIRTALGIRENLFTLDRTFGTDGQVESFIFSGKGWGHGVGLCQVGAYGMALRGKSYEDILHHYYNGVEIVRRAQP; from the coding sequence ATGACGCGCTCGATCCGCAACGCGGCGATCCTCTCCTTCCTCATGGTCCTCGGGGCGGGCGCCGTCTCCAGTCGCGTCGGCGGGCCGGAGCAGGCGCCCCAGCCGACTCCCGCGCCCTCCGCTTCGCAGACGCCCGCACCGGTCGCCCCGCGCCCGGCCCCGACGTCCCGTCCGGTCCTGCTCGCCCCGTCCGGACCCAAAGTGCGTATCGGGCTGGGCACGGACCCGGTCAAGGTGCGCGTGTCCGCGGACGGCGGGATCGTCGTGCGCGACCCGGTCAAGAAGCAGCCGGTCTGGAAGAAGAAGTTCGACCGCGGGATCTACCTCGTGAGCGAGGTGTCGGGCGGCGGCGAGCCGGGAGTGATCTATCGCGTGCAGGTGGCGTCGTTCGCCGGCAAGGAGCAGGCCGAGGCCAAGAAGAGCGAGCTCGAGACTCTGCTCCCCGGCGAAAAGGTCCTCCTGGTCTACAACCCCGACCGCCGCTCCTGGCGCGTCCGGGTGGGGGAGTTCCTGTCCCGCGAGGACGCCGCGCAGCTGGCCCAGCGGCTCGGCGAGGAGGGGTTCAACGAGCTGTGGATCTCGGACGAGGGGCGCACCGTCGGCGGGCGGTTGCGGGTCCGCCTGGTCGACGATCGCTGGCGCAACTTTCTCACGGGCTACGATCGCGTGCTGATCCAGCCGGCCCGCCCCGGGGCGCTCCTGCGGGTCGATCAGAACCTGTACCGCGGCCAGCTGGAGGCGCGCGTCGGCAAGGGGGGGAACCTCCAGCTGATCAACGAGCTCGACATGGAGGACTACCTGCGCGGGGTCGTCCCGAACGAAATGGGTCCGGGCGTCTACCCGGAGCTGCAGGCGCTCAAGGCCCAGGCGGTGGCGGCGCGGACCTACATCGTCGCCAACCTGGGTGTGTATGGCGACGACGGCTTCGACGTGTGCGACAGCGCGCAGTGCCAGGTCTACAAGGGGGCGGGGACGGAGCATCCGCTCACCGACCAGGCGGTGGACGAGACGCGCGGAATGATCCTGACCTACAGCGGCCGCCCGATCAACGCGCTCTACACGTCGACCTGCGGCGGCCACACCGAGGACGGTCAGCTCGTCTTTCCGGAGGAGAAAGGGCCGTACCTGAAGGGCGTGACGTGCTACCCCGAGGTCGAGGCGGAGAGCCGGACGCTGGCGGGGCGATCCTGGATCGACCCGGTCCTCCTGGAGGACGGGTCGCCGGTGAACGAGGAGATCACGCTTCTCAAGACCGTCGGCATCGTCGGCGGCGAGGGCTTCAACCGCGCCTTCCTGATGGTCCAGGCGGACGCGGAGGAGGTCCAGCGCTGGAGCACGTCCGCGTTCGGCCTGGTGGGGAAGACCCCGTCCCAGGACGGCCTCAAGGGAACGCCGCAGATGCACGAGCTGGCGGGATATTTCATCCGCTCGCTGGGCTGGAACGAGAAGCTGCAGCTGTCGCTGGACGAGCAGGACCTGCCGTATCTCCTGGCTTTCAAGGATCGCGACGAGGTGCCGAAGGAGGCGCAGCGGCCCTACGCCATGCTGATCCTGGAGGGCATCCTGCAGCCGTTCCATGACAATACCCTGAGGCCGCACCACAACCCCTCGCGCGGCCTCGTGCTGCGCTCGCTGTATCGCATCCTCGACTACTACGCTGCGCTGGGCCAGGTGAAGGCGACCTACCGCGGCTGGGACGGCGATCGGATTCTCCTGGAAGTGAAGCAGGACGTGCAGTCGCTGCCCATCAAGTCGGACGTCGCCCTGTTCCGGTCGTTCCGCGATGTGTCCTATCCGGCGCCGAGCCTGCCCCTGGTTCTCGGCGATCGCATCGTCTACCACACGACGCGCGACGGCGCCGTCGACTATCTCAAGGTCATCGCGAACCAGAGAGGCGTGAGCGACGATCGCTATTCCACCGCCTACAGATGGGAGCAGCGCTACACCCGGACCGAGCTCGAGAACCTCATCGGGCAGCGCCTCAACGCCGGCACGCTGAAGGACATCGAGCCGACGCGTCGCGGAGTGAGCGGCCGGGTGGTGGAGATCAAGATCAGCGGCAGCAAGGGCACGTTCTACATCCGCGGCTTCCGCATTCGCACCGCCCTCGGCATCCGCGAGAACCTGTTCACGCTGGATCGCACGTTCGGCACGGACGGCCAGGTCGAATCGTTCATCTTCAGCGGCAAGGGGTGGGGGCACGGGGTCGGCCTCTGCCAGGTCGGCGCGTACGGCATGGCGCTGCGCGGCAAGTCGTACGAGGACATCCTGCACCACTACTACAACGGCGTGGAGATCGTGAGGCGCGCGCAGCCCTGA